Proteins encoded by one window of Massilia sp. NR 4-1:
- a CDS encoding HNH endonuclease, with amino-acid sequence MNVYFINTDAASNGGTSYHDEWLSRQIALTSGEGKYHSTLAKVKRGDILLMYVNAIGIVAAGTVLDDANQTVGGSATVSPLESEEYHRQMNWFADLRANPITPGEIKAIRNQYPLAAITELQTGLDKIMGLIEQRTPASLSDDIETIQNEFAGRPTERQRMVDARLGQGEFRAKVLAEWGEQCAVTACRITAAIRASHIKPWRIATREEKLCADNGLPLIATLDCLFDRGLIGFQDDGTMLVSPHIPPEQYQVLGIPLHLRRPPTASQIAFLRIHRQLFKLN; translated from the coding sequence GTGAACGTCTATTTCATTAATACCGATGCCGCCAGCAATGGCGGCACCAGCTACCACGACGAGTGGCTCAGCCGCCAGATTGCCCTCACCAGCGGCGAGGGGAAATACCACTCCACGCTGGCGAAAGTGAAGCGGGGCGATATCCTGCTCATGTACGTCAACGCCATCGGCATCGTGGCCGCCGGCACGGTTCTGGACGATGCGAACCAAACGGTGGGCGGCAGCGCAACCGTCAGCCCGCTGGAAAGCGAGGAATACCACCGGCAAATGAACTGGTTCGCCGACTTGCGCGCGAATCCCATTACACCCGGCGAAATCAAGGCCATCCGCAATCAGTATCCCTTGGCGGCCATTACTGAACTGCAGACCGGGCTGGACAAAATCATGGGCCTGATCGAGCAGCGTACGCCGGCATCCCTCAGCGATGATATTGAAACAATTCAAAACGAATTCGCCGGCAGGCCAACGGAGCGCCAGCGCATGGTGGACGCCAGGTTGGGGCAAGGAGAATTCCGGGCCAAGGTGCTGGCCGAATGGGGAGAGCAGTGCGCCGTTACCGCCTGCCGCATCACTGCGGCCATCCGGGCATCGCACATCAAGCCCTGGAGAATTGCTACACGCGAGGAAAAGCTTTGCGCCGACAACGGGCTTCCCTTGATTGCGACATTGGATTGCCTGTTCGACCGTGGCCTGATCGGGTTCCAGGATGACGGAACAATGCTGGTCTCTCCGCATATTCCGCCGGAACAGTACCAGGTACTCGGCATCCCTTTGCATCTGCGCCGGCCGCCCACGGCCTCGCAAATTGCGTTCTTGCGCATTCACCGCCAGCTTTTCAAGCTGAATTAA
- a CDS encoding cache domain-containing protein: MKRVFQTLLATLFAFAMGQALAQEAQRGTADEAVAMVKRAGAFLEKNGREKAIAAFNDSKGEFIKGDLYVFMFGMNGEERGVALAHGQNAKMVNKNLTELNAGGVYPIKEFLKLAGSPAGKGWVSYKWPNSISKNMEDKSTYVEKYGDVLIGVGIYK; this comes from the coding sequence ATGAAACGAGTATTCCAGACCCTGCTCGCCACCCTGTTCGCCTTCGCCATGGGACAGGCCCTGGCCCAGGAAGCCCAGCGCGGCACGGCCGACGAGGCGGTGGCCATGGTCAAGCGCGCCGGCGCCTTCCTTGAAAAGAATGGCCGCGAGAAGGCGATTGCCGCATTCAACGATTCCAAGGGCGAATTCATCAAGGGCGACCTGTACGTCTTCATGTTCGGCATGAATGGCGAGGAGCGCGGCGTGGCCCTGGCCCACGGCCAGAACGCCAAGATGGTCAACAAGAACCTGACCGAGCTGAATGCCGGCGGCGTGTATCCGATCAAGGAATTCCTCAAGCTGGCCGGCAGTCCGGCGGGCAAGGGCTGGGTCTCCTACAAGTGGCCGAATTCCATCAGCAAGAATATGGAAGACAAGTCCACCTACGTGGAGAAGTACGGCGATGTCCTGATCGGCGTCGGCATCTATAAGTAG
- a CDS encoding tubulin-like doman-containing protein, with protein sequence MAEFPNPSIEKKAELKVDLRPTLFIGAGGTGMEVMMRIRRRILSEVWNRHHPVRVDAIGQFPVARFLHMDLDSGALIDEGKSQRTDPWYELVKLSEEERLVEHIDLPQYHESDDSLARFPLIENWMPLRPKKLRSLGIDPSKGAGQIRALARLYLFDKYPKLRGRIKGALNFLSSNAGNERKENYQRLGLQVDTSKFRIVVIASNAGGTGAGSALDLGWIAKAVARQEVAESQVDLVMLMPSGYAKANKERTEANAYATLMELETAMRDMNAQVRWADPDSLVGRGAPFDDVYFVDTANLANKATMDVKDVYQMVADSLFEDFASADFANRKRSVAVNQQQHKLGPFNPRVPEQRFGDMRLSYSKVYSAFGQAVLDTQQSLRDDIRAYELSALMVKAFFGIMGSDGVPARRAGDQERDVFMREQMGMSERPFDEFPDFRKGTVDVTPFYDYALTGQLLLDKDQRSLLERVESKVQLEIDRIMGSYELKAWREKVAELLPHLERDAIREAGATAETSEDRLKRHTAELLQSLKGRVREKLYQLLDDRKQGGLEFVLSLLEQIKGRISLRDLAHVERNARRYRDMRDALRTRQVEESLSNLSQAAGKLFGREAQAREVMGHLKRDISDYLRFHLLAVAAGQAMEVLRYMSSWLGDIETVDEKGQPVWSGVAGEFQEGRRCVDAMLVAIDQRIAQLRADARHEHATYMKLAPETLPEPVKLTGDVSAWSEEVLTEFGGSERLFPQLGDEKLRASLLLQLFRRAQTQLSTEQLGDTAPPDPLLERLTALSPQERQRIFGEWIRSAMPWMNARFSAEFTPNADQFKCFIGVGDVNAWRKLEAEIKAAVPTGFFHGELVNIVNTGISGKAVCYIELSGFPMTVLRGLPTWRTSYQIENPKIPTHLHFDATRFRHPIAPNMDELNRLADDYEWFLQAIALGVIKRKADLADREALFQPKGQYLFEVEQGSGEWLQIGNEFAIRSNGLPPYYREQVIAAVRQRLAHVGAYQLVLLAALMRHYQLRVYQPKLEVDETGAELPSPSLPNITAKRLHDEWLRRAQSLEASLSPAVVEQALAALAQWSEAVDGSASDAYVWEVQSRVEKRVLRPEYLASENAAAAVLRGPQQRAAQAAHGAPAAGGGALYKVFLNKAQQGPYSLAELAQRIARDEVARATKVWNMAWTPHVDQWKAAGDIAEIAALFSPAIPDPYDDIPDPE encoded by the coding sequence ATGGCTGAATTCCCCAATCCCAGTATCGAGAAAAAGGCCGAGCTGAAGGTCGACCTGCGGCCCACGCTGTTCATCGGCGCCGGCGGCACCGGCATGGAAGTGATGATGCGCATCCGCCGCCGCATCCTGTCCGAAGTGTGGAACCGCCACCACCCGGTGCGCGTCGATGCCATCGGCCAGTTCCCGGTGGCGCGCTTCCTGCACATGGACCTGGACAGCGGCGCCCTGATCGACGAAGGCAAGTCGCAGCGCACCGATCCCTGGTATGAGCTGGTCAAGCTGAGCGAGGAAGAGCGCCTGGTCGAGCATATCGACCTGCCGCAATACCACGAGTCGGACGACAGCCTGGCGCGCTTCCCGCTGATCGAAAACTGGATGCCGCTGCGACCCAAGAAACTGCGCTCGCTGGGCATCGATCCGTCCAAGGGGGCGGGCCAGATCCGCGCGCTGGCGCGGCTCTACCTGTTCGACAAATATCCCAAGCTGCGCGGCCGCATCAAGGGCGCGCTCAATTTCCTGAGCAGCAATGCCGGCAATGAGCGCAAGGAGAATTACCAGCGCCTTGGCCTGCAGGTCGATACCTCCAAGTTCCGCATCGTGGTGATCGCCTCGAACGCGGGCGGTACCGGCGCCGGCAGCGCACTCGATCTGGGCTGGATCGCCAAGGCCGTGGCGCGCCAGGAAGTGGCGGAAAGCCAGGTCGACCTGGTGATGTTGATGCCGTCCGGTTATGCCAAGGCCAATAAGGAGCGCACCGAGGCGAATGCCTACGCCACCCTGATGGAACTGGAAACGGCGATGCGCGATATGAACGCGCAAGTGCGCTGGGCCGACCCCGACAGCCTGGTGGGACGCGGCGCGCCTTTCGACGACGTGTATTTCGTCGATACCGCCAACCTCGCCAACAAGGCCACGATGGACGTCAAGGACGTGTACCAGATGGTGGCCGATTCCCTGTTCGAGGATTTCGCTTCCGCCGATTTTGCCAACCGCAAGCGTTCGGTGGCGGTCAACCAGCAGCAGCACAAGCTCGGCCCCTTCAATCCGCGCGTGCCGGAACAGCGTTTCGGCGATATGCGCCTGTCCTACTCCAAGGTGTATTCGGCCTTCGGCCAGGCGGTGCTCGACACCCAGCAAAGCCTGCGCGACGATATCCGTGCCTATGAGTTGTCGGCCCTGATGGTGAAGGCCTTCTTCGGCATCATGGGCAGCGACGGTGTGCCGGCGCGCCGCGCGGGCGACCAGGAACGCGACGTCTTCATGCGCGAGCAGATGGGCATGAGCGAACGCCCCTTCGACGAATTCCCCGACTTCCGCAAGGGCACGGTGGACGTGACGCCGTTCTACGATTACGCCCTGACCGGCCAGCTGCTGCTGGACAAGGACCAGCGCTCCCTGCTGGAGCGGGTGGAAAGCAAGGTGCAGCTGGAAATCGACCGCATCATGGGTTCCTACGAGCTGAAGGCCTGGCGCGAGAAAGTGGCCGAGCTGCTGCCGCATCTGGAGCGCGACGCCATCCGTGAAGCGGGCGCCACCGCCGAAACCAGCGAGGACCGGCTGAAACGCCATACCGCCGAGCTGCTGCAAAGCCTGAAGGGCCGCGTGCGCGAAAAGCTGTATCAACTGCTGGACGACCGCAAGCAGGGTGGCCTGGAATTCGTGCTCTCGCTGCTGGAGCAGATCAAGGGCCGCATCTCCTTGCGCGATCTGGCCCATGTGGAGCGCAATGCACGCCGCTACCGCGATATGCGCGACGCCCTGCGCACGCGCCAGGTCGAGGAATCGCTGAGCAATCTGTCGCAGGCGGCGGGCAAGCTGTTTGGCCGCGAGGCACAGGCGCGCGAAGTGATGGGCCATTTGAAGCGCGACATCTCCGATTATCTGCGCTTCCACCTGCTGGCGGTGGCGGCGGGGCAGGCGATGGAAGTGCTGCGCTATATGTCGTCCTGGCTGGGCGATATCGAAACGGTGGACGAGAAGGGCCAGCCGGTATGGAGCGGCGTTGCCGGCGAATTCCAGGAAGGCCGGCGCTGCGTGGATGCGATGCTGGTCGCCATCGACCAGCGCATCGCCCAATTGCGCGCCGATGCCCGGCACGAGCATGCGACCTATATGAAGCTGGCGCCGGAAACCCTGCCGGAACCGGTCAAGCTGACGGGCGACGTCAGCGCCTGGAGCGAGGAAGTGTTGACGGAATTCGGCGGCTCCGAGCGCCTGTTCCCGCAACTGGGCGACGAGAAGCTGCGCGCCTCGCTGCTGCTGCAATTGTTCCGCCGCGCCCAGACCCAGCTCAGCACCGAGCAGCTGGGCGACACTGCGCCGCCCGATCCGCTGCTGGAACGGCTGACGGCCCTGTCGCCGCAGGAGCGCCAGCGCATTTTCGGCGAATGGATACGCAGCGCCATGCCCTGGATGAACGCGCGCTTCAGCGCCGAATTCACGCCCAATGCCGACCAGTTCAAATGCTTTATCGGGGTGGGCGACGTCAATGCCTGGCGCAAGCTGGAAGCCGAGATCAAGGCCGCCGTGCCGACCGGTTTCTTCCACGGTGAGCTGGTGAATATCGTGAACACGGGTATTTCGGGCAAGGCGGTCTGCTATATCGAGCTGTCCGGCTTCCCGATGACGGTGCTGCGCGGCTTGCCGACCTGGCGCACCTCCTACCAGATCGAAAATCCCAAGATCCCCACCCACCTGCATTTCGATGCGACCCGCTTCCGCCATCCGATCGCGCCCAATATGGATGAGCTGAACCGGCTGGCCGACGATTACGAGTGGTTCCTGCAGGCGATCGCGCTGGGTGTCATCAAGCGCAAGGCTGATCTGGCCGACCGCGAAGCGCTGTTCCAGCCCAAGGGGCAGTATCTGTTCGAGGTGGAGCAGGGTTCCGGCGAGTGGCTGCAGATCGGGAATGAATTCGCCATCCGTTCCAACGGCCTGCCGCCGTATTACCGCGAGCAGGTGATCGCCGCGGTGCGCCAGCGCCTGGCCCATGTGGGCGCTTACCAGCTGGTGCTGCTGGCGGCCTTGATGCGCCACTATCAGCTGCGCGTGTATCAGCCTAAACTGGAGGTGGACGAGACCGGGGCCGAGCTGCCTTCGCCATCGCTGCCGAATATCACGGCCAAGCGCCTGCACGACGAATGGCTGCGCCGCGCGCAGTCGCTGGAAGCATCGCTGTCGCCCGCTGTGGTGGAGCAGGCGCTGGCCGCGCTGGCGCAGTGGAGCGAGGCGGTCGATGGCTCGGCCAGCGATGCCTATGTGTGGGAAGTGCAGAGCCGCGTCGAGAAGCGCGTGCTAAGGCCCGAATATCTGGCGAGCGAGAATGCGGCCGCGGCCGTGCTGCGCGGGCCGCAGCAGCGCGCGGCGCAGGCGGCGCATGGCGCGCCGGCGGCAGGCGGGGGCGCGCTGTACAAGGTCTTCCTGAACAAGGCGCAGCAGGGACCATATTCCCTGGCGGAGCTGGCGCAGCGCATCGCGCGCGATGAAGTGGCGCGTGCCACCAAGGTGTGGAATATGGCGTGGACGCCGCATGTGGACCAGTGGAAGGCGGCCGGCGATATTGCGGAAATTGCGGCGTTGTTCTCGCCCGCGATTCCCGATCCGTATGACGATATTCCCGATCCGGAGTAA